One Synechocystis sp. LKSZ1 genomic window, CCGTGTGGTTGAATTGACCATGAAAGAATTTGAACTTTTAAAATACCTAATGACCAATGCCAAGGAAGTGGTGACCCGTGAGCAAATCCTAGAGCATGTTTGGGGATACGACTTTCAGGGTGAATCGAATATCATCGAAGTCTATATTCGCTATCTACGCCTTAAGCTAGAGCAAAATGGCCAAAAACGCTTTATTCACACTGTGCGGGGGGTCGGCTATGTTCTGCGGGATAATTAACCCCCTTATTCTCTAGGAGGAAAACCAATGTTGACTGCTTGGTCTCGGCCCTGGCTATACCTTTTAATTGCCAGTTTTTTACTATCTAGCTGTTGGTCAGTGCTATCGGAGGACAATCCGGCCCTGAGTGGCCAGGGCCAGCAGCTACCGGTCACGGCTCAACTCCCGGTGGCGGGCCAGGTGATTGACTTGGAGGTGGCCCAGACCCCCGAGCAACAGGCCAAGGGTCTTATGTTTCGAGAACAGTTGGCCCCTAACCGAGGGATGCTCTTTGCCTTTTCGCCGCCTCGGGTAGCTCGCTTCTGGATGAAAAATACCTTGATTGACCTGGATATGATCTTTGTCTACCAGGGCCGTATCGTGATGATTCTTGACCGCGTTCCCCCCTGTCGCCAGGACCCCTGCCCCGTGTATGGCCCTTGGGCGGAAGTGGATCAGGTCATTGAACTAGCCGCTGGACAAGCAGAACACCTAGGGCTAAAGGTGGGAGATTCCCTGACCGTGCGAGCTGTTTCTTCCCCCAAACCTTAAGCTTTACTTTAGAGTTAAGCCATCATAAAACCGCTAGAGTATGTCTTAAGGTAGATTGTCTGCAATAAGATCTTGAGTTATCTTAATGGGTCTTCCCTAGAATTATTTGATTGTTCCTGGGCCTGACTCTAAAGGCAATGGTTATGATGCTTCCTTAGCAAGAACTAACCTAATCCATCAATGGTTGAGCTGAGGGGTGTGAGGAATTAATAATTCTTGAAAAATATTATCTAAAGACAGTTATTGCTCGGTTTAAGGGGCTAAACTTTGCTCATTACCCCGGCAGACTCTGAGCGTATTGTCTTTAGTTCTTTGCCAGAAAACTATCCCTTGACATTTTTAAAATTGTCCTAGATACTGCTCCAACAGTGTCTTCGCCCGTTACTATAACTGCAACTCGTTACCCAATCAATTTACAAAAACTATTTAAGATAATGACTCTCTCTTACGCCTCCAATCCCCTCTTAAAATTTTTAAAGCAAGAATTGGCCCTCTCGGATGCATCCTTGGCGGTGGCGAAACGCACGGCTCAAGATAATTACAATGCCCTCCCCATTGTCCTATGGCAGTATGGCCTAATTACCCTGGATGAACTAGACCGTATTTACGACTGGCTAGACCAGGGTTAATCTTGACCCGTCCCTAGAGGGGCGCAACTTGAATTTCGATTTCAGCAAAAACTTCGGGATGGAGCTTAATTTGAGCTTTATAAAAACCAAGCTTGCTGATTTCGGGCAAACTCACGCCCCGGCGGTCTACCTCTTGATTCGTGGCCGCTTTGATAGCATCTACCACATCTTGGGTCGTAACCGTTCCAAAAATAGACTCCCCTTCACCGGCCTGTTTCGAGACCACAAAACGACCAATGGTTTGCAGGGCCACTTTGCGGGCCTCGGCTCCAGCTTTTTCCGCGGCTAAACGGGCCTGCTCCTTGGCGCGGCGCTGTTCCACTTGGCGTAAAATTCCCGGCGTTGCCAGAACCCCAATACCTCGGGGAATGAGATAGTTGCGGGCGTAACCAGGGGCCACCTCCACCAGGTCACCGTTGTAACCTAATTTATTAACCGATTGATTTAAAACGACTTGTACGCGCTTAGGCATGGGCTTTGATTTCCAACACGAATGATTTACAGCATTGCGACGATCTACTATCATACCTAAAAGTCTCCCCAATGGGGATTTGTCAGATTTCACCTCGATCAAAACCAGGACACTCTGCAGAAGGGCTACGGGGTCAAGGCTCCCCTGGGGAAAACCAGACGCTAACCCCCCATGGGCAACCATCCCTAGGCCGAGCCCGCTGGACTGGGCTGTTCAGCTCTTTCGTAGGCCTCAACAATGCGCTGTACCAGGGGATGACGCACCACATCCGCTTGGCCGAGATAACAAAAACTAACGCCTTCCACCGCTTTGAGAATCTGCTGGGCAACCTGGAGGCCCGAGGCCTGATGACTGGGCAGATCGGTTTGGGTGATGTCCCCAGTTACAACCATTTTGGAGCCAAAGCCTAGACGAGTGAGCACCATTTTGAGTTGGGCTGGGGTCGTATTCTGGGCCTCATCCACGATCACAAAGGCATTACTGAGGGTGCGGCCCCGCATATAGGCCAGGGGGGCCACTTCAATTTTGCCCCGCTCCATCAAGTCTGGAATTTTTTCAGCATCAATAAATTCATAGAGAGCATCGTAGAGAGGCCGCAAAAAAGGATCTACTTTCTGTTGGAGATCACCGGGGAGAAAGCCCAATTTTTCCCCCGCTTCCACGGCAGGACGAGTGAGGATCAGACGTTCACAGTCATTATTGAGCAGGGCCTGAACCGCGAGTACTGCGGCCAAAAAGGTTTTTCCCGTCCCCGCAGGGCCAATACAGAAGGTAATATCGTGGGTCTGAATCGCTTTAATGTACTGCCGTTGCCGGAAGGTCTTGGCCCGAACCACTTCTCCCCGACGGGTCTTGGCTAGAATTGTTTGCTGGAGGGCCTGGTATTCTTCACCCCGGCCGGTATCCAGGGCTTGAAAGGCCGTGAGAATATCGGGGCGGGCAATGGCCTTAGCGTTTTGCCAGTAGGAGGCCAGAGAGTTCAGGACGTTTAGGGTTCGTTCAACGGCTTTCGCTTCCCCTAGAATATGGAGTTCTTGCCCACGGAGAATCAGTTTGGTGCCGGTATGCCTAGCCAGGTAGATTAAATTATCTTCTCCCACCCCCACTAGGGCCATCGCGCTTTCGGGACTCGGGAGATGCAAAATTTCTAAGGTTTCGGCCATAAACCGGAGTAAATAAAACTATGTGCCTGATTCTAGACGTTTTTGCCAATCGTGATCAATTTGCGCCGAGCGTTCTACTTCCTGTTCTAGGAGGTCTTGCTCTGTGGAATAGGCAATGTCGTCTCCGTCAATCACCTTGGTTTGCACCAGGGCCTTGGCGTAGTCTAGCTTATGGCGTAGGTCTGGCCCCGGTTGTAATAGCGGTTCGACGCGGCCCTGGCGTTCTAGATTGCGTCCCTCCAGGCGTTGGTTAAGCCACTGTAGGCTAAAGTAGCGTCCCAGGGGAATGGCCAAAAAGCCAACACCGTAGGCCAGTAGGATGTAGTAAATACTTTGTACAAAACCCACAAAGCCAATCTCCGCCACTTCAGCCCCATAACTCCGGAAAAGGCCCCCCAGCACGAGAGCCAGGACGATATTAACCGAGCCTAGAGCAACGGCTCCGAGAATTTGCCCGCTACTGGCCTTACTGAAGCGCCAGGGTTTTTCCTTGAGGTAGGCTCCTAGGGAACTTAGCTTGCGCTGTTTGGCCGAGACCTGTAATTCCGGAAAGGTGTAAACCAGGCCCCCCTGCTCCGTTACTTGGGGGAAACCATTAAAGCGGGCCAGAACGGGAAGAATATAATCCTCGTTTTCCTGGTTATAGATTGTGACGTTGTCGAGGTAGGGAGCGGCCTGCTCTGCCGTGATCACCCCCCCAGCATTGCGGATTAAGGTACCGATATCCCGCCAGCGTCGTTCCTCTAGGTCTTGATTGGGGTTGCCGTCCCCAAAGAGAAAGGAGAAAACCGCTTCTAGAAAATTGAGGTCTTGGTCTTCGGTTTTGCCTTTAGCGCGCTGTCCTGCTTGGCCCTGACTAACACCGGGGTCAAAGATCCAAAAAATATCCGTGGGGAAAAAGAAAAAACTCGGGCCGTTATTTCCCCTGGAATCGTTATCTCCATCCTTAGAATTCAGTGCGATCAGAATGGCCGCAATGGCCACAAACATCAAAATAATAGAAAGGATCAGGATAATGCCAAAGGAAATACGAATCAGGTAAAAT contains:
- a CDS encoding PhoH family protein, whose amino-acid sequence is MAETLEILHLPSPESAMALVGVGEDNLIYLARHTGTKLILRGQELHILGEAKAVERTLNVLNSLASYWQNAKAIARPDILTAFQALDTGRGEEYQALQQTILAKTRRGEVVRAKTFRQRQYIKAIQTHDITFCIGPAGTGKTFLAAVLAVQALLNNDCERLILTRPAVEAGEKLGFLPGDLQQKVDPFLRPLYDALYEFIDAEKIPDLMERGKIEVAPLAYMRGRTLSNAFVIVDEAQNTTPAQLKMVLTRLGFGSKMVVTGDITQTDLPSHQASGLQVAQQILKAVEGVSFCYLGQADVVRHPLVQRIVEAYERAEQPSPAGSA
- the rplI gene encoding 50S ribosomal protein L9; amino-acid sequence: MPKRVQVVLNQSVNKLGYNGDLVEVAPGYARNYLIPRGIGVLATPGILRQVEQRRAKEQARLAAEKAGAEARKVALQTIGRFVVSKQAGEGESIFGTVTTQDVVDAIKAATNQEVDRRGVSLPEISKLGFYKAQIKLHPEVFAEIEIQVAPL
- a CDS encoding DUF192 domain-containing protein, producing the protein MLTAWSRPWLYLLIASFLLSSCWSVLSEDNPALSGQGQQLPVTAQLPVAGQVIDLEVAQTPEQQAKGLMFREQLAPNRGMLFAFSPPRVARFWMKNTLIDLDMIFVYQGRIVMILDRVPPCRQDPCPVYGPWAEVDQVIELAAGQAEHLGLKVGDSLTVRAVSSPKP
- a CDS encoding DUF2949 domain-containing protein; the encoded protein is MTLSYASNPLLKFLKQELALSDASLAVAKRTAQDNYNALPIVLWQYGLITLDELDRIYDWLDQG